ACATGGCCTGGGCTCAGTATTTTGACCTCGGCAGCGTGAGAATCACCCAATAGACAATTTGACCCACCGCGACTCAATCGACTCCCTTTTGCCTTGCCACTTGAAAGCTTTCTGACGCTAGGGTTATCTAGACCTGTTTGTCACAGACCCAATAAGGACAAATCCATTCTATGAACGGTGAACCGAGTCCGAGTACAGAACTAAATCCCGACGACTCCACCCGGCAGTCAATTGGTCGCAAGATCGCTGTCGGTGGAATCTGGGCCCTTATGGGCCGCATCGGCTCCGTCGTTCTTGTCGTTGCTGTCAACGCCTTAGCCTCCCGATTATTAAGTGCGGAAGACATGGGTGCCTATTTCCTAAGCTTGAGCCTTGTGGCGGTTATTAGCATTGTGGCTCAGATTGGTCTTAATCACGGTATTGTGAAACTTCTCGCCTCTGAAATGGCCATCAAACAAACCGGACGAGTCAAGGGTCATATTTTGAGTTCTCTTCAACTCGTCTTGGGACTCTCAGTCCTATTAGCCATCCTCCTCAATCAGCCTTTTGCCAAGGACTTAGCCCATAATTTGTTTTCGTCAGACAATTTGAGTTCTGAAATTGGCTGGGTCGCACTCTGGGCGGCACTCTATTCTATCCAAAGTCTCGTGGCTGAAACTTGGCGAGGCTTACAAAAGATTGATCATGCTACGGTGTTTGGTGGCCTTTCCACCCAGTTTTTTACTTTGGCCTCACTGGGACTTCTTATGATTCTTGAAGTCCCGGCGACCTTACACGCCGTGGTCCTTGTCTCCGTGACATCCTGCTTTTTGTCCATTCTTCTGAGCCTCATGCTTTTGACTCCTCAGCTGTCAGAATTAGGAAAGGCTGAATGGACGGGTACTAAACAACTCCTTTCCTTTTCTTGGCCCTTTTTGTTCACCTCGCTCACCTTGTTCACCCTGAGTCAGGCGGATTTGTGGCTGGTGGGGTTTTTTAGCTCTGAGGCCCAGGTGGCCTACTATGGGGCTGCCATGAGGATCACTCTTCTCACCACCATGCCCCTTGCCATCGTCAACGCGGTAATTCCCCCATTTCTGGCTGAACGCCACACCGTCGGCGACAAAGATGGGATGGAAGCTATTTTGCGCAGCACATCTCTTTTGGCCTTTTTACCTGCTCTATGTCTGTTTTTGGTTTACTGGGCATTCGGCGCCGATATTCTTGAGCTCGTTTTCGGACCAGGTTACTCAACAGGTGCCCCCGTCATGCTGATTTTAACTGGCGGTTATTTGTGCCACATCCTTTC
This is a stretch of genomic DNA from Pseudobdellovibrionaceae bacterium. It encodes these proteins:
- a CDS encoding oligosaccharide flippase family protein, whose translation is MNGEPSPSTELNPDDSTRQSIGRKIAVGGIWALMGRIGSVVLVVAVNALASRLLSAEDMGAYFLSLSLVAVISIVAQIGLNHGIVKLLASEMAIKQTGRVKGHILSSLQLVLGLSVLLAILLNQPFAKDLAHNLFSSDNLSSEIGWVALWAALYSIQSLVAETWRGLQKIDHATVFGGLSTQFFTLASLGLLMILEVPATLHAVVLVSVTSCFLSILLSLMLLTPQLSELGKAEWTGTKQLLSFSWPFLFTSLTLFTLSQADLWLVGFFSSEAQVAYYGAAMRITLLTTMPLAIVNAVIPPFLAERHTVGDKDGMEAILRSTSLLAFLPALCLFLVYWAFGADILELVFGPGYSTGAPVMLILTGGYLCHILSGSPGYTLMMTGNQKPMMIITVSAAALMVASGILGAKLFGPIGVAWGSFLGLTSQTVGMWLYARIKVGVWTHPDFRRLLSLPQTLQAILHSR